The following are from one region of the Streptomyces tuirus genome:
- the gyrB gene encoding DNA topoisomerase (ATP-hydrolyzing) subunit B, producing MADSGNPNENIQSTDAGTTGAVTSSNGEVTASYDASAITVLEGLDAVRKRPGMYIGSTGERGLHHLVQEVVDNSVDEALAGYADTIDVTILADGGVRVVDNGRGIPVGIVPSEGKPAVEVVLTVLHAGGKFGGGGYAVSGGLHGVGVSVVNALSTRVAVEVKTDGYRWTQEYKLGVPTAPLARHEATDEHGTSVTFWADPDIFETTDYSFETLSRRFQEMAFLNKGLRINLTDERESAKATAGADEAGEDEKHEVKSVSYHYEGGIVDFVTYLNSRKGDLVHPTVIDLEAEDKDKSLSLEVAMQWNGGYTEGVYSFANIIHTHEGGTHEEGFRAALTSLINKYARDKRLLREKDDNLTGDDIREGLTAIISVKLSEPQFEGQTKTKLGNTEVKTFVQKVVYEHLTDWLDRNPNEAADIIRKGIQAATARVAARKARDLTRRKGLLETASLPGKLSDCQSNDPDKCEIFIVEGDSAGGSAKSGRNPQYQAILPIRGKILNVEKARIDKILQNQEIQALISAFGTGVHEDFDIEKLRYHKIILMADADVDGQHINTLLLTFLFRFMRPLVEAGHVYLSRPPLYKIKWGKDDFEYAYSDRERDALIEMGRNAGKRIKDDSVQRFKGLGEMNAEELRITTMDQEHRVLGQVTLDDAAQADDLFSVLMGEDVEARRAFIQRNAKDVRFLDI from the coding sequence GTGGCCGATTCCGGCAACCCCAACGAGAACATTCAGTCCACCGACGCCGGCACCACCGGCGCGGTCACCTCGTCGAACGGCGAGGTGACCGCCTCGTACGACGCCAGCGCCATCACCGTCCTCGAGGGTCTGGACGCGGTCCGCAAGCGACCCGGTATGTACATCGGCTCGACCGGTGAGCGCGGACTCCACCACCTGGTGCAGGAGGTCGTCGACAACTCCGTCGACGAGGCGCTCGCCGGGTACGCGGACACCATCGACGTCACGATCCTCGCCGACGGTGGCGTGCGGGTCGTCGACAACGGCCGTGGCATCCCGGTCGGCATCGTCCCCTCCGAGGGCAAGCCCGCCGTCGAGGTCGTGCTGACGGTCCTGCACGCGGGCGGCAAGTTCGGCGGCGGCGGCTACGCGGTCTCCGGCGGTCTGCACGGCGTGGGTGTCTCCGTCGTCAACGCCCTGTCCACCAGGGTCGCGGTGGAGGTCAAGACCGACGGCTACCGCTGGACGCAGGAATACAAGTTGGGCGTCCCGACGGCCCCGCTCGCCAGGCACGAGGCCACGGACGAGCACGGCACCTCGGTCACCTTCTGGGCCGACCCGGACATCTTCGAGACCACCGACTACTCCTTCGAGACGCTGTCGCGGCGCTTCCAGGAGATGGCGTTCCTCAACAAGGGCCTGCGCATCAACCTCACCGACGAGCGCGAGTCGGCGAAGGCCACCGCCGGCGCGGACGAGGCGGGCGAGGACGAGAAGCACGAGGTCAAGAGCGTCTCGTACCACTACGAGGGCGGCATCGTCGACTTCGTGACGTACCTGAACTCCCGCAAGGGAGACCTGGTGCACCCCACCGTGATCGACCTGGAGGCCGAGGACAAGGACAAGAGCCTGTCCCTCGAGGTCGCGATGCAGTGGAACGGCGGCTACACCGAGGGCGTGTACTCCTTCGCCAACATCATCCACACCCACGAGGGCGGTACGCACGAAGAAGGCTTCCGCGCCGCGCTGACCTCGCTGATCAACAAGTACGCGCGCGACAAGAGGCTGCTGCGCGAGAAGGACGACAACCTCACGGGTGACGACATCCGCGAGGGTCTGACGGCGATCATCTCGGTCAAGCTGAGCGAGCCGCAGTTCGAGGGCCAGACGAAGACCAAGCTGGGCAACACCGAGGTCAAGACCTTCGTGCAGAAGGTCGTCTACGAGCACCTGACGGACTGGCTGGACCGCAACCCCAACGAGGCCGCGGACATCATCCGCAAGGGCATCCAGGCGGCCACCGCGCGTGTGGCGGCCCGCAAGGCCCGTGACCTCACACGTCGCAAGGGCCTGCTGGAGACGGCGTCCCTGCCGGGCAAGCTCTCGGACTGCCAGTCGAACGACCCCGACAAGTGCGAGATCTTCATCGTCGAGGGTGACTCCGCCGGCGGCTCGGCCAAGTCCGGCCGCAACCCGCAGTACCAGGCGATCCTCCCGATCCGCGGCAAGATCCTGAACGTCGAGAAGGCGCGGATCGACAAGATCCTGCAGAACCAGGAGATCCAGGCGCTGATCTCGGCCTTCGGTACCGGAGTCCACGAGGACTTCGACATCGAGAAGCTGCGCTATCACAAGATCATCCTGATGGCCGACGCCGACGTCGACGGCCAGCACATCAACACCCTGCTGCTGACCTTCCTGTTCCGCTTCATGCGGCCCCTGGTCGAGGCCGGGCACGTGTACCTCTCCCGCCCGCCGCTCTACAAGATCAAGTGGGGCAAGGACGACTTCGAGTACGCGTACTCCGACCGCGAGCGCGACGCCCTGATCGAGATGGGCCGCAACGCGGGCAAGCGCATCAAGGACGACTCGGTGCAGCGCTTCAAGGGTCTCGGTGAGATGAACGCCGAGGAGCTGCGCATCACGACCATGGACCAGGAGCACCGCGTCCTCGGCCAGGTCACCCTCGACGACGCCGCCCAGGCCGACGACCTGTTCTCGGTCCTCATGGGTGAGGACGTCGAGGCCCGCCGCGCGTTCATCCAGCGCAACGCCAAGGACGTCCGCTTCCTCGACATCTGA
- the gyrA gene encoding DNA gyrase subunit A, translating to MTDENTPVTTPEGDALAMRVEPVGLETEMQRSYLDYAMSVIVSRALPDVRDGLKPVHRRVLYAMYDGGYRPERGFYKCARVVGDVMGNYHPHGDSSIYDALVRLAQPWSMRMPLVDSNGNFGSPGNDPAAAMRYTECKMAPLSMEMVRDIDEETVDFTDNYDGRSQEPTVLPARFPNLLINGSAGIAVGMATNIPPHNLREVAAGAQWYLENPEASHEELLDALIERIKGPDFPTGALVVGRRGIEEAYRTGRGSITMRAVVEVEEIQNRQCLVVTELPYQVNPDNLAQKIADLVKDGKIGGIADVRDETSSRTGQRLVIVLKRDAVAKVVLNNLYKHTDLQTNFGANMLALVDGVPRTLSLDAFIRHWVTHQIEVIVRRTRFRLRKAEERAHILRGLLKALDAIDEVIALIRRSDTVEIARGGLMSLLEIDEIQANAILEMQLRRLAALERQKIVQEHDELQAKINEYNEILASPVRQRGIVSAELAAIVEKFGDDRKTTLIPYEGDMSIEDLIAEEDIVVTVTRGGYIKRTKTDDYRAQKRGGKGVRGTKLKEDDIVDHFFVSTTHHWLLFFTNKGRVYRVKGYELPDAGRDARGQHVANLLAFQPDEAIAEILAIRDYEAVPYLVLATKAGLVKKTPLKDYDSPRSGGVIAINLRSMEDGTDDELIGAELVSADDDLLLISKKAQSIRFTASDDTLRPMGRATSGVKGMSFREGDELLSMNVVRPGTFVFTATDGGYAKRTNVDEYRVQGRGGLGIKAAKIVEDRGSLVGALVVEETDEILAITLSGGVIRTRVNEIRETGRDTMGVQLINLGKRDAVVGIARNAEAGREAEEVDGDVVVDETAEGAVTTGTDEGEAPSAE from the coding sequence ATGACCGACGAGAACACTCCCGTGACGACGCCCGAGGGTGACGCCCTGGCCATGCGCGTCGAGCCCGTCGGGCTCGAGACGGAGATGCAGCGCTCGTATCTCGACTACGCGATGTCCGTCATCGTCTCGCGTGCGCTGCCGGACGTCCGCGACGGCCTCAAGCCCGTCCACCGCCGTGTCCTGTACGCCATGTACGACGGCGGCTACCGCCCCGAGCGCGGCTTCTACAAGTGCGCCCGCGTCGTCGGCGACGTCATGGGCAACTACCACCCGCACGGCGACTCCTCCATCTACGACGCGCTGGTCCGCCTCGCGCAGCCGTGGTCGATGCGCATGCCGCTCGTCGACTCCAACGGCAACTTCGGCTCCCCGGGCAACGACCCGGCCGCGGCCATGCGGTACACCGAGTGCAAGATGGCGCCGCTGTCGATGGAGATGGTTCGCGACATCGACGAGGAGACCGTCGACTTCACGGACAACTACGACGGCCGCTCCCAGGAGCCGACCGTCCTGCCGGCCCGCTTCCCGAACCTGCTGATCAACGGCTCGGCCGGTATCGCGGTCGGCATGGCCACCAACATCCCGCCGCACAACCTGCGCGAGGTCGCGGCCGGCGCCCAGTGGTACCTGGAGAACCCCGAAGCCTCCCACGAGGAGCTGCTGGACGCGCTCATCGAGCGCATCAAGGGCCCGGACTTCCCGACCGGCGCGCTCGTCGTCGGCCGCCGGGGCATCGAGGAGGCGTACCGCACCGGACGCGGCTCCATCACCATGCGCGCGGTCGTCGAGGTCGAGGAGATCCAGAACCGCCAGTGCCTGGTGGTCACGGAGCTTCCGTACCAGGTCAACCCGGACAACCTCGCCCAGAAGATCGCCGACCTCGTCAAGGACGGCAAGATCGGCGGCATCGCGGACGTCCGTGACGAGACCTCCTCGCGCACGGGCCAGCGCCTGGTCATCGTGCTCAAGCGGGACGCGGTCGCCAAGGTCGTGCTGAACAACCTCTACAAGCACACCGACCTGCAGACGAACTTCGGCGCCAACATGCTGGCGCTGGTGGACGGCGTGCCGCGCACGCTCTCGCTCGACGCGTTCATCCGCCACTGGGTGACGCACCAGATCGAGGTCATCGTCCGCCGTACGCGCTTCCGGCTGCGCAAGGCCGAGGAGCGGGCGCACATCCTGCGCGGTCTGCTGAAGGCCCTGGACGCCATCGACGAGGTCATCGCGCTGATCCGGCGCAGCGACACCGTCGAGATCGCCCGCGGCGGCCTGATGAGCCTGCTGGAGATCGACGAGATCCAGGCCAACGCCATCCTCGAGATGCAGCTGCGCCGACTGGCCGCCCTGGAGCGCCAGAAGATCGTTCAGGAGCACGACGAACTCCAGGCGAAGATCAACGAGTACAACGAGATCCTCGCCTCCCCGGTCCGCCAGCGCGGCATCGTCAGTGCCGAACTGGCCGCGATCGTCGAGAAGTTCGGCGACGACCGCAAGACGACGCTGATCCCCTACGAGGGCGACATGTCCATCGAGGACCTGATCGCCGAGGAGGACATCGTCGTCACGGTCACCCGGGGCGGCTACATCAAGCGCACCAAGACCGACGACTACCGTGCCCAGAAGCGCGGCGGCAAGGGCGTGCGCGGCACGAAGCTCAAGGAAGACGACATCGTCGACCACTTCTTCGTGTCCACCACGCACCACTGGCTGCTGTTCTTCACGAACAAGGGCCGCGTGTACCGCGTGAAGGGCTACGAGCTGCCCGACGCCGGCCGGGACGCGCGCGGTCAGCACGTCGCGAACCTGCTCGCCTTCCAGCCGGACGAGGCGATCGCCGAGATCCTGGCGATCCGCGACTACGAGGCGGTTCCCTACCTCGTGCTCGCCACCAAGGCCGGGCTTGTGAAGAAGACGCCTCTGAAGGATTACGATTCGCCCCGTTCCGGCGGTGTGATCGCGATCAACCTCCGGTCGATGGAGGACGGTACGGACGACGAACTGATCGGAGCCGAACTGGTCTCGGCAGACGACGATCTGCTTCTGATCAGCAAGAAGGCGCAATCGATCAGGTTCACCGCATCGGACGACACCCTGCGGCCCATGGGCCGCGCCACCTCGGGCGTCAAGGGCATGAGCTTCCGTGAGGGGGACGAGCTGCTCTCGATGAATGTTGTTCGACCCGGTACGTTCGTGTTCACTGCCACAGACGGCGGGTACGCGAAGCGGACCAACGTCGACGAGTACCGCGTCCAGGGTCGCGGCGGCCTCGGAATCAAGGCCGCCAAGATCGTCGAGGACCGTGGGTCTCTCGTCGGCGCGCTGGTGGTCGAGGAGACCGACGAGATCCTCGCCATCACGCTGTCGGGCGGTGTGATTCGTACGCGAGTCAACGAGATCAGGGAAACCGGCCGTGACACCATGGGCGTCCAACTGATCAATCTGGGCAAGCGCGATGCCGTCGTGGGCATCGCTCGCAACGCCGAGGCGGGGCGCGAGGCGGAGGAGGTCGACGGCGACGTGGTCGTCGACGAGACCGCCGAAGGCGCCGTGACCACCGGCACGGACGAGGGTGAGGCGCCCTCGGCCGAGTAG
- a CDS encoding DUF3566 domain-containing protein, which produces MSGATGAGPAGTSRGTEADDGGRGSAARAADPHTTNLKAIKSPTKDKPSPDAHDSQGGTVTDTRGPQTGQNKPGAGPSASAAQPQPAAQEPGAASPLPGERQAQQQAGPYHPPQAYPAQQAAAGAAGGAAAGAVRRPRTGARTTPRVRKARLRVSKADPWSVMKVSFLLSIALGICTIVASAVLWMVMDAMGVFSTVGGTISEATGSNESNGFDLQAFLSLPNVLLFTSIIAVIDVVLATALATLGAFIYNLSAGFVGGVELTLAEDE; this is translated from the coding sequence GTGAGCGGAGCCACGGGCGCCGGACCGGCCGGAACCTCAAGGGGTACGGAAGCGGACGACGGCGGTCGTGGCTCCGCCGCGCGTGCGGCGGACCCGCACACGACCAACCTGAAGGCGATCAAGTCCCCGACCAAGGACAAGCCCTCGCCTGACGCGCATGACTCACAGGGGGGAACTGTGACGGACACCCGAGGTCCGCAGACCGGGCAGAACAAGCCCGGCGCGGGCCCGTCCGCCTCCGCTGCGCAGCCGCAGCCGGCCGCGCAGGAACCGGGCGCGGCCTCGCCCCTGCCCGGGGAACGGCAGGCGCAGCAGCAGGCCGGGCCGTACCACCCGCCGCAGGCCTACCCGGCGCAGCAGGCGGCGGCCGGCGCGGCCGGGGGCGCCGCTGCCGGCGCCGTGCGGCGTCCTCGCACGGGGGCACGCACCACGCCGCGCGTCCGCAAGGCGCGGCTGCGGGTGTCGAAGGCCGACCCGTGGTCGGTGATGAAGGTCAGCTTCCTGCTCTCCATCGCCCTGGGCATCTGCACGATCGTCGCGTCCGCCGTGCTGTGGATGGTCATGGACGCGATGGGCGTCTTCTCGACGGTCGGCGGCACGATCTCCGAGGCCACCGGCTCGAACGAGTCCAACGGCTTCGACCTGCAGGCCTTCCTGTCGCTGCCCAACGTCCTGCTGTTCACGTCGATCATCGCGGTCATCGACGTCGTCCTGGCGACCGCCCTCGCGACGCTCGGCGCGTTCATCTACAACCTGTCCGCGGGCTTCGTGGGCGGTGTCGAGCTGACCCTCGCCGAGGACGAGTGA
- a CDS encoding DUF6344 domain-containing protein, with protein MARNKVMKVWTAIVTAFVALCTALGLVTTTAAAAVPQTEQKSNSNGASIPQQRTAAPATFPWSSPRALPPTMKQRIRAEAHGKTPRCRHRSPADTASSPGTDCTDEDPDADADHLTPLKR; from the coding sequence ATGGCCCGGAACAAGGTCATGAAGGTGTGGACCGCCATCGTCACCGCATTCGTCGCGCTGTGCACGGCGCTCGGACTCGTCACCACGACCGCCGCCGCGGCCGTACCGCAGACCGAGCAGAAGAGCAACAGCAACGGCGCGAGCATCCCGCAGCAGCGGACGGCGGCACCGGCGACGTTCCCCTGGTCCTCCCCCAGGGCCCTGCCCCCCACGATGAAGCAGCGCATCCGCGCCGAGGCCCACGGCAAGACCCCTCGCTGCCGGCACCGCTCGCCCGCGGACACGGCATCCTCCCCCGGCACCGACTGCACCGACGAGGACCCCGACGCCGACGCGGACCATCTCACGCCCCTGAAGCGCTGA
- a CDS encoding DLW-39 family protein: MKKLLLVALAAIGGLLVYRQIQADRAEQDLWTEATDSVPTGS, encoded by the coding sequence GTGAAGAAGCTTCTCCTGGTCGCACTGGCCGCCATCGGCGGGCTCCTCGTGTACCGCCAGATCCAGGCGGATCGCGCCGAGCAGGATCTGTGGACGGAGGCGACTGACTCCGTGCCCACGGGTTCGTGA
- a CDS encoding serine/threonine-protein kinase produces MGEVFAGRYELVDPIGRGGVGAVWRAWDHRRRRYVAAKVLLQSDAHSLLRFVREQALRIDHPHVLAPTSWAADDDKVLFTMDLVAGGSLVHLVGDYGPLPPAFVCTLLDQLLAGLAAVHAEDVVHRDVKPANVLLEATGTGRPRLRLSDFGIAMRLGEPRLTETNLVVGTPGYLAPEQMMGAEPDFPADLFAVGLVALYLLEGAKPDSKALIQYFAEHGTPGAPKGIPEPLWQVVAMLLQPDPEARFRTATGARKALAAAAELLPEPGPDDELIEIFDQLGPLPKGFAPEGPLERAKGLGPRRGLPDSSATVEKRSRQGSGGGEHSVPGGQHAEAGQQGAEPRQYAEPRQQGAEAVPTDPRRATGPDPTPLPSMSDTGSFHLPPPQATVTSSPTPAPAPAAPAPYRQAPVSPHDPTHRLSPAQPLPPVYSGPPLPPAEQYRTDASTASAEQYRTDASTASYTAQSPQTPSVGQTPSRHRARRRSHAGPPAKVAVPLLLLALACYAVGFWALTRV; encoded by the coding sequence ATGGGTGAGGTCTTCGCCGGCCGGTATGAACTGGTCGACCCGATCGGGCGCGGAGGGGTCGGTGCCGTCTGGCGCGCCTGGGACCACCGCCGCCGTCGCTATGTGGCCGCCAAGGTCCTGCTGCAGAGCGACGCGCACTCGCTGCTGCGCTTCGTCCGGGAACAGGCCCTGCGGATCGACCACCCCCATGTACTGGCCCCCACCAGCTGGGCCGCCGACGACGACAAGGTCCTGTTCACCATGGATCTGGTCGCGGGCGGTTCCCTGGTCCATCTCGTCGGGGACTACGGTCCCCTTCCGCCGGCCTTCGTCTGCACCCTGCTCGACCAGCTGCTGGCGGGCCTGGCCGCGGTGCACGCGGAGGACGTCGTGCATCGTGACGTGAAACCGGCCAACGTGCTGCTGGAGGCCACCGGCACGGGCCGGCCGCGGCTGCGGCTGTCCGACTTCGGCATCGCGATGCGGCTGGGCGAGCCCCGCCTGACGGAGACCAACCTGGTCGTCGGGACGCCCGGCTATCTCGCGCCCGAGCAGATGATGGGCGCCGAACCCGACTTCCCCGCCGATCTGTTCGCGGTAGGGCTGGTCGCGCTGTATCTGCTGGAGGGTGCCAAGCCGGACAGCAAGGCGCTCATCCAGTACTTCGCCGAGCATGGCACGCCCGGTGCGCCCAAGGGCATCCCGGAGCCGCTGTGGCAGGTGGTGGCCATGTTGCTCCAGCCGGATCCGGAGGCGCGGTTCCGTACGGCCACGGGGGCGCGCAAGGCCCTCGCCGCCGCCGCGGAGCTCCTGCCGGAACCGGGGCCGGACGACGAGCTGATCGAGATCTTCGACCAACTCGGCCCGCTTCCCAAGGGGTTCGCCCCCGAAGGGCCGCTGGAGAGAGCGAAGGGGCTGGGCCCGAGGCGGGGTCTGCCCGACTCCTCGGCGACCGTGGAAAAGCGGTCCCGGCAGGGAAGTGGCGGGGGCGAGCACTCGGTGCCCGGCGGACAGCACGCGGAGGCTGGGCAGCAGGGCGCCGAGCCCCGACAGTACGCCGAGCCCCGGCAGCAGGGCGCCGAGGCGGTGCCGACGGACCCGCGACGCGCCACCGGCCCGGACCCCACCCCGTTGCCCTCGATGTCGGACACCGGCAGCTTCCATCTGCCGCCTCCGCAGGCCACCGTCACCTCGTCGCCCACGCCCGCACCCGCGCCGGCCGCGCCCGCTCCGTATCGGCAGGCGCCCGTCTCGCCCCACGATCCGACGCACCGCCTGTCCCCCGCCCAGCCACTCCCGCCGGTGTACTCCGGCCCGCCGCTGCCCCCTGCGGAGCAGTACCGCACGGATGCCTCCACGGCCTCTGCGGAGCAGTACCGCACGGACGCCTCCACGGCCTCGTACACCGCCCAGAGCCCGCAGACCCCATCGGTCGGCCAGACGCCGTCACGGCACCGGGCACGGCGGCGTTCCCACGCCGGGCCTCCGGCCAAGGTGGCGGTGCCGCTGCTGCTTCTCGCGCTGGCCTGCTACGCGGTGGGCTTCTGGGCCCTCACCCGCGTCTGA
- a CDS encoding helix-turn-helix domain-containing protein — MDAAQQEATARARELQRNWYGEPLGALFRRLIDDLGLNQARLAGVLGLSAPMLSQLMSGQRAKIGNPAVVQRVQLLQDLAGQVADGSVSAAEATERMEEIKKSQGGSVLSNTTQTTSSSGAPTVKRVVREIQSLLRSVAAAGDIIDAADTLAPTHPELAEFLRVYGAGRTSDAVTHYQSHQS; from the coding sequence ATGGACGCCGCACAGCAGGAAGCGACCGCAAGAGCGCGGGAACTGCAGCGGAACTGGTACGGGGAGCCGCTGGGGGCGCTCTTCCGTAGGCTCATCGACGATCTTGGTCTCAACCAGGCTCGTCTCGCGGGGGTTCTGGGACTGTCCGCACCGATGCTGTCGCAGCTGATGAGCGGTCAGCGGGCGAAGATCGGCAACCCGGCTGTCGTGCAGCGGGTGCAGCTGCTGCAGGACCTGGCGGGGCAGGTCGCGGACGGCAGTGTGAGCGCCGCCGAGGCCACCGAGCGCATGGAGGAGATCAAGAAGTCACAAGGGGGGTCGGTGCTCAGCAACACCACTCAGACGACGAGCAGTTCGGGGGCGCCCACGGTCAAGCGGGTCGTCCGCGAGATCCAGTCGCTGCTGCGGTCGGTCGCGGCGGCGGGCGACATCATCGACGCCGCCGACACTCTCGCCCCGACCCATCCGGAACTGGCGGAGTTCCTCCGGGTCTACGGCGCCGGCCGCACCTCGGACGCCGTCACGCACTACCAGTCCCACCAGAGCTGA
- a CDS encoding DUF5324 family protein: MTRIDSVRAATGSAKDSVLHAAEVVAPYADTAKDRAAHYAHEARVRLAPKVTQAAGQARVQYGTHVQPYLEQARTHVPPKVDQAAQEAAERTRKAARQAAEYSRPRIEQAVAAAVPVTTEAAARSGAALAALRGQVTSKEIQKLVRKHERRAKTGKVMKTLVILGAVAGGAFAAWKWWDKQANPDWLVEPPAATEVPESGHLSSVDGTGPSVLDPEVEAKQAEDEAARRDDRS; encoded by the coding sequence GTGACCCGCATCGACAGCGTGCGCGCCGCGACTGGTTCGGCGAAGGACAGCGTGCTGCACGCCGCGGAAGTGGTGGCGCCCTACGCCGACACGGCCAAGGACAGGGCCGCGCACTACGCACACGAGGCACGCGTACGGCTAGCGCCCAAGGTGACGCAGGCCGCAGGGCAGGCGCGCGTCCAGTACGGCACGCATGTGCAGCCGTATCTGGAGCAGGCCCGCACGCATGTGCCGCCGAAGGTCGACCAGGCTGCCCAGGAAGCCGCCGAACGCACCCGCAAGGCCGCCCGCCAGGCGGCGGAGTACTCCAGGCCGAGGATCGAGCAGGCGGTGGCCGCGGCCGTGCCCGTGACGACCGAGGCCGCAGCCCGGAGTGGGGCCGCCCTGGCCGCGCTGCGCGGCCAGGTCACGTCCAAGGAGATCCAGAAGCTGGTCCGCAAGCATGAGCGGCGGGCCAAGACCGGCAAGGTCATGAAGACGCTGGTGATCCTGGGCGCGGTCGCGGGCGGTGCTTTCGCCGCGTGGAAGTGGTGGGACAAGCAGGCCAACCCGGACTGGCTGGTGGAGCCGCCGGCGGCGACGGAGGTCCCCGAGTCGGGGCATCTGTCGTCCGTGGACGGCACGGGCCCGTCGGTCCTGGACCCGGAGGTCGAGGCCAAGCAGGCCGAGGACGAGGCCGCGCGGCGCGACGACCGTTCCTGA
- a CDS encoding peptidylprolyl isomerase, protein MAEQLYATLKTNHGDIEVRLLPNHAPKTVKNFVELAQGEREWTHPETGEKSTDKLYDGTVFHRVISGFMIQGGDPLGNGTGGPGYQFEDEFHPDLRFDKPYLLAMANAGPGTNGSQFFVTVSPTAWLNRKHTIFGEVTDAASQKVVDTIATTQTNPRTDRPLNDVVIESVVIETR, encoded by the coding sequence GTGGCTGAGCAGCTCTACGCCACCCTGAAGACCAATCACGGCGACATCGAAGTCCGGCTCCTGCCGAACCACGCGCCCAAGACGGTCAAGAACTTCGTCGAGCTCGCCCAGGGCGAGCGGGAGTGGACCCACCCCGAGACGGGCGAGAAGTCCACGGACAAGCTCTACGACGGCACGGTCTTCCACCGGGTGATCAGTGGCTTCATGATCCAGGGCGGAGACCCGCTGGGCAACGGCACCGGCGGCCCCGGCTACCAGTTCGAGGACGAGTTCCACCCGGATCTGCGCTTCGACAAGCCCTACCTGCTGGCCATGGCCAACGCCGGCCCCGGCACCAACGGCTCCCAGTTCTTCGTCACCGTCTCCCCGACGGCGTGGCTGAACCGCAAGCACACCATCTTCGGCGAGGTCACCGACGCGGCCAGCCAGAAGGTCGTCGACACCATCGCCACCACACAGACCAACCCGCGCACCGACCGGCCGCTGAACGACGTGGTCATCGAGTCGGTCGTCATCGAAACCCGCTGA
- a CDS encoding rhomboid family intramembrane serine protease, with translation MDDQAAGSPQDAHSVPMCYRHPDRETGIRCTRCERPICPECMVNASVGFQCPECVRTGSGTGHSPTAAMPRTIAGGSIAADPRLLTKILIGINLAVFIAVQVHEPLLIDIVLRGAWPPAPFTPTQGVAGGEWYRMVTSMFTHQEIWHIAFNMLSLWWLGGPLEAALGRARYLALYLISGLAGSALAYLLASPSTATLGASGAIFGLFGATAVLMRRLNYDMRPIIALLVINLIFTFSPGFNISWQAHIGGLVAGVVIGYAMVHAPRERRALVQYGTCALVLGVVVLMTVLRTAQLA, from the coding sequence ATGGACGACCAGGCTGCGGGCAGCCCACAGGACGCCCACAGCGTCCCCATGTGCTACCGCCACCCCGACCGCGAGACAGGCATCCGCTGCACCCGCTGCGAACGCCCGATCTGCCCCGAGTGCATGGTCAACGCCTCCGTCGGCTTCCAATGCCCCGAATGCGTCCGCACCGGTTCCGGCACGGGCCACTCGCCCACCGCCGCCATGCCCCGCACGATCGCGGGCGGCTCCATCGCCGCCGACCCCCGGCTGCTCACCAAGATCCTCATCGGGATCAACCTGGCCGTGTTCATCGCCGTCCAGGTCCACGAGCCCCTGCTCATCGACATCGTCCTGCGCGGCGCCTGGCCGCCGGCCCCCTTCACCCCCACACAGGGCGTGGCGGGAGGCGAGTGGTACCGCATGGTGACCTCGATGTTCACCCACCAGGAGATCTGGCACATCGCGTTCAACATGCTCAGCCTGTGGTGGCTCGGCGGCCCGCTCGAAGCAGCCCTCGGACGCGCCCGCTACCTCGCCCTCTACCTCATCTCCGGCCTCGCGGGCAGCGCACTCGCCTACCTCCTGGCGTCCCCGAGCACGGCCACCCTGGGCGCCTCCGGCGCGATCTTCGGCCTGTTCGGCGCCACGGCCGTCCTGATGCGCCGGCTCAACTACGACATGCGCCCGATCATCGCGCTGCTGGTGATCAACCTGATCTTCACCTTCAGCCCCGGATTCAACATCTCCTGGCAGGCCCACATCGGAGGCCTGGTCGCCGGTGTCGTCATCGGATACGCCATGGTCCACGCCCCGCGGGAGCGCCGCGCACTGGTCCAGTACGGCACCTGCGCCCTGGTCCTGGGCGTGGTCGTGCTCATGACCGTCCTGAGGACGGCGCAGCTCGCCTGA
- the crgA gene encoding cell division protein CrgA — translation MPKSRIRKKADYTPPPAKQTTAIKLSNRAWVAPVMLAMFLIGLAWIVVFYVTDGSLPIDSLGNWNIVVGFGFIAAGFGVSTQWK, via the coding sequence GTGCCGAAGTCACGTATCCGCAAGAAGGCCGACTACACGCCGCCGCCTGCCAAGCAGACGACCGCCATCAAGCTGAGCAACCGTGCCTGGGTCGCGCCGGTCATGCTGGCCATGTTCCTCATCGGCCTGGCCTGGATCGTCGTCTTCTACGTCACCGACGGATCCCTGCCCATCGACTCGCTGGGCAACTGGAACATCGTGGTGGGCTTCGGCTTCATCGCCGCCGGATTCGGTGTATCGACCCAGTGGAAGTAG